The nucleotide window TCGGGGAGGTCCTCGTGTCCGACACCGCGCTCCCGGTGAGCCTCGACCGGTCGGCGGTGACGCCGCTGGCGGTGCAGCTGGCGGACGCGCTGCGCGAAGCGGCGGCAAGCGGCCACCTGCGCGGCGGCGACCGGCTGCCTTCGACGCGGGCCTTGGCGGGACGGCTCGGCGTCAGCCGCACGGTGACCTCGGCGGCGTACGAACAGCTGCACGCCGAGGGCTGGATCGCGGGGCGCCACGGCTCCGGCACGTACGTGACGACGCCGCCGTCTTCGTCGGCCTCCTCGGTGCCGGCGCCCGCTGTCCCGGCGGTCGAGGCGGTTTCGCCGGTGCTGCTGGACCTCGGCCCGGGGACGCCGTGGGCGGCCGGGCTGGACCGCGCGGCCTGGCGCCGGGCCTGGCGGGCGGCGGCGGACCCGGAGCCCCTGGTCCGCGCCCACCGCGCCGGGCTGCCGGAGTACCGCGCGGCGGTGTCGGAGCACCTCCTGCGGCACCGAGGCTTGGCGGCGGGCTCGGTCCTGGCGACGGGCGGCACGACGGCGGCGGTGGTCGAGCTGGCGGCGGCGGTGCTGGAGCGCGGGGACGTCGTCGCGGTCGAGGAACCGGGGTACCAGCGGGCGGTGCAGGCGTTCCGGCGGGCCGGGATGCGGGTGGTGGGCGTGCCGGTGGATCTTGAGGGGCTGCGTCCTTCGGCGATTCCTCCGGACGCCAGGGCGGTCTACTGCTCGCCGGCCCACCAGTACCCAATGGGCAGCAGGCTGAGCGCGGCCCGGCGGGTGTCGCTGGTGGAGCGCGCGCGTGCTGACGGGATGCTGGTCATCGAGGACGACTACGACGGCGAGCTGCGGTTCGACGTGGCACCGCTGCCGATGCTGGCGGCGCTGGCACCGGACGTGGTGGTGCACCTGGGGACGACGTCGAAGATCTTGACGCCCACTTTGGGTGCGGGCTGGATGGTGGCCCCGGAGGCGATCACGTCGGCGGTGCTGGCGTACCGCGACCTGACGGGGACACGGCCGTCACCGGCGGGACAGCGGGTGCTGTACGAGTTCGCGCGAAACGGCGACCTGGGACGTCACCTGCGAAAGCTGCGCCGCGAGATGGCGGAGAGGCGGACCCTGCTGGCGGGGGCCTTGTCGGCGGCGGAGGTGCCGGTGCGGGGTGACGACGCGGGGGCGCACCTGGTGGTGCCGTTTTCGTCGGCTTCGGTGGAGGCTTCGGTGATCGCGGCGGCCGAGCGGCGCGGGATCCGGTTGGACGGGCTGGCGCGGCACTTCGCCGGGACGCCGTCGGCGCACGGGGTGGCGATCGGGTACGCGGGGTGTTCGCGGGAGGCTTTGGTGGCGGCGTTGCCGACACTGGTGGCTTTGCTGCGGTGAGGCTTTGGTGGCTTTGCTGCGGGTGAGGCGTTGTCCACAGTTTGGTGGGGCTGTGGACAAGGTGGCCCGGTCGGCGCATTCCGCGGCCTCGGCGTCGGTCGCTGCCGATACGCTCAATTCGGTGGGCGGTTCCCCCTGGGAGGGCGGGTGCGGCCGGGGGTCCGGCGGTTCCTTGGGAGGGCGGGTGCGGCCCGGCGCCGGCGGTTCGCTGGGAGGGCGGGTGCGGCCGGGGGCCGGCGGCATGACCGGCACCCACCCAGACCTCCCCCGCCACCCCGATCCGAAGCCGGCACGCGGACGGTGGTGCCGGGTCAAGGCACGCTTTCCCGCCTTGACGCGGTACCACCGTCCGTAGTGACAATCGAGCTTCGGGGTGGTGGACCAACGACAATTTCGCCGGAACTGAGCCGAAAGCCGCCAACTCCGAAACCCACCAACCCCTCGACACACAAGACGTACCAACCCCGTCACCGGTTGCGTTCACCGCACCGGGCTCGGCTGTTCGCTGAGGTCACCGGGTACGGTGGCTCACCATGAGCGAGAAGATCCGGGTGGCCGTCGTGTTCGGTGGGCGCAGCAGCGAGCACACCATCTCGTGCCTGTCCGCCGGGAGCGTCCTCGGCCACCTCGACCCCGAACGGTTCGAGGCCGTCCCCGTCGGGATCACCCGCGCGGGCCGGTGGGTGCTCGGCACCGGTGACTCCGCTCAGCTCGCCATCCGCGGCCGCGAACTGCCGTCCGTCGACGACGGCAAGGGGCTCGTCCTCGCCGGCGATCCCTCCAGCCAGGGCCTCGTCGCCGTGGAACCCGGGCGGGAAAGCGAAATGCTGTCGCAGGTCGACGTCGTCTTCCCCGTCCTGCACGGCGCCTTCGGCGAAGACGGCACCATCCAGGGGCTGCTCGAACTCGCCGGCATCCCGTACGTCGGGCCCGGGGTGCTCGCCAGCGCCGCCGCCATGGACAAGGAAACCGCCAAGAAACTCCTTGCCGCCGAAGGGCTTCCGGTCGGCACCTACCGGGCTCTCCGGCGAAACCAGTCCACTTTGGACGACCAGGAGAAGGAAGCCCTCGGCCTCCCCGTCTTCGTCAAGCCCTCGCGGGCCGGCAGCTCCGTCGGGATCTCGCGCGTCGCCGACTGGGCCGAGCTGGACGCCGCCGTCGAACTCGCCCGGGCCACCGATCCCAAGGTGCTCGTCGAGGCCGCCGTCGTCGGGCGGGAAGTCGAGTGCGGTGTCCTCGAATTCCCGGACGGCCGCGTCGAAGCCTCGCTGCCTGCCGAGATCCGTGTCCTCTCCGAAGACGAAAACGCCTGGTACGACTTCGAAACCAAGTACCTCGGCGACGACGCCGAACTCGACATCCCGGCCAAGCTCGACGACGCCCTCACCGAGAAGCTCCGCGCGATGGCCGTCGAAGCCTTCCGGGCGCTGGACTGCCAGGGCCTGGCCCGCGTCGACTTCTTCGTCACCGAAGACCACGAGCTGATCATCAACGAGGTCAACACCATGCCGGGCTTCACGACGAAGTCCGCCTACCCGAAGATGTGGGAGGTCACCGGCATGGACTACGCGACGCTGCTGACCACCCTCGTCGAGACGGCGATCGCCCGCGGAACCGGCCTCCGCTAAAGCTAGGAGAACCGCAGCGGCTGCGGAGCCAGCTTCGCGGCCACCGCGTCCGAGACGGCCTGCAGTGGCCCGGTCCCGGCGCTGTCCGGCACCGTCAGCGCCGCGTAGACCTCGCGGTCCACCACGTACCACGTCGACGTGCCCTCGCCCGGCACCTGCAGCCACTGCACCTTGTTCACCAGCCGCAGCTGCGCCGTCGGCGTCAGCTCCGGCGGCCGGTCGAGGCCGCAGCGCAGCACCACGGGATCCTCCGCACCCCAGGCCACCGTCGCCGGCGGGGCCGGGGACGCCAGGGTGCGCACCTTCAGCGCCGTCCCGTTCGAGGTCAGCTCGGTGGGCACGGCGCCCAGCAGCGTCGTGCACGCCGGCGCCCCCGCGGCAGGCGCCGGCACGGCGACGAGCGGCAACGGGCCGGCCAAGGAGTCCGGGGAGGGCCGCGTCAGCGCGAAGACGGCGACGGCGACCGCCAGGGCCACGGCGAGCGCGGCCGCCGTGACGAGCACCACTCGCGGCGGTGCACCAGTGTCGGAATCAGGCACCCGACCACTACACCACTGGTCAGAGGTGGACCACCGGGCAGGTCAGCGTCCGCGTGATGCCCTCCACGTTCTGCACCTTCGCCACGACGAGCTGGCCCAGCTGGTCGACGTTGTCGGCGGCCGCGCGGACGATGACGTCGTACGGTCCGGTGACATCCTCCGAGCTGGTCACACCCGGGATGCTGGAGATCTCGGCAGCCACCGCGGCCGCCTTGCCGACCTCGGTCTGGATGAGGATGTATGCGTGGACCACGGCGCGCCCTTTCGTCGGGATCGATCGGCTCAAGGTAGGAACGTCATCAGCAACGTATCGCCAGCTCATCGAAAAACATAGGGCATCCGACTATCGGTGATCGAT belongs to Amycolatopsis tolypomycina and includes:
- a CDS encoding PLP-dependent aminotransferase family protein: MSDTALPVSLDRSAVTPLAVQLADALREAAASGHLRGGDRLPSTRALAGRLGVSRTVTSAAYEQLHAEGWIAGRHGSGTYVTTPPSSSASSVPAPAVPAVEAVSPVLLDLGPGTPWAAGLDRAAWRRAWRAAADPEPLVRAHRAGLPEYRAAVSEHLLRHRGLAAGSVLATGGTTAAVVELAAAVLERGDVVAVEEPGYQRAVQAFRRAGMRVVGVPVDLEGLRPSAIPPDARAVYCSPAHQYPMGSRLSAARRVSLVERARADGMLVIEDDYDGELRFDVAPLPMLAALAPDVVVHLGTTSKILTPTLGAGWMVAPEAITSAVLAYRDLTGTRPSPAGQRVLYEFARNGDLGRHLRKLRREMAERRTLLAGALSAAEVPVRGDDAGAHLVVPFSSASVEASVIAAAERRGIRLDGLARHFAGTPSAHGVAIGYAGCSREALVAALPTLVALLR
- a CDS encoding DUF3515 domain-containing protein; the protein is MPDSDTGAPPRVVLVTAAALAVALAVAVAVFALTRPSPDSLAGPLPLVAVPAPAAGAPACTTLLGAVPTELTSNGTALKVRTLASPAPPATVAWGAEDPVVLRCGLDRPPELTPTAQLRLVNKVQWLQVPGEGTSTWYVVDREVYAALTVPDSAGTGPLQAVSDAVAAKLAPQPLRFS
- a CDS encoding D-alanine--D-alanine ligase family protein, which produces MSEKIRVAVVFGGRSSEHTISCLSAGSVLGHLDPERFEAVPVGITRAGRWVLGTGDSAQLAIRGRELPSVDDGKGLVLAGDPSSQGLVAVEPGRESEMLSQVDVVFPVLHGAFGEDGTIQGLLELAGIPYVGPGVLASAAAMDKETAKKLLAAEGLPVGTYRALRRNQSTLDDQEKEALGLPVFVKPSRAGSSVGISRVADWAELDAAVELARATDPKVLVEAAVVGREVECGVLEFPDGRVEASLPAEIRVLSEDENAWYDFETKYLGDDAELDIPAKLDDALTEKLRAMAVEAFRALDCQGLARVDFFVTEDHELIINEVNTMPGFTTKSAYPKMWEVTGMDYATLLTTLVETAIARGTGLR
- a CDS encoding Lrp/AsnC family transcriptional regulator, translated to MVHAYILIQTEVGKAAAVAAEISSIPGVTSSEDVTGPYDVIVRAAADNVDQLGQLVVAKVQNVEGITRTLTCPVVHL